Proteins encoded within one genomic window of Ideonella dechloratans:
- a CDS encoding glycosyltransferase, whose product MLATHNGALWLKEQIRTIMTQEGVQVRVVASDDQSQDDTLGILQSFAKEGVIELLPPVAQRFGSANRNFMRLIADASLENTEWVAFADQDDIWLPDKLHHAVTQLVNKGFDAYSSDVVAFWPDGRERRLVKSGPLRTHDHLFESAGPGCTFVLPKARFLELQAWVRNNREAVDLLKVHDWAIYAWARAQGLRWLIDPKPSLRYRQHGGNEVGANVGWRAARARLSQALSGQYATDALLIASVVGIETPLVHRMRRMNLLDRLVLATMAPQCRRRRAEGWLLALIFLLMKRPAASRH is encoded by the coding sequence TTGCTTGCCACGCACAACGGCGCTCTCTGGCTGAAAGAGCAGATCAGAACCATTATGACTCAGGAAGGTGTCCAAGTACGCGTGGTGGCGAGCGACGACCAGTCGCAAGACGACACACTCGGAATACTGCAGTCGTTCGCCAAAGAGGGCGTGATCGAATTGCTGCCGCCTGTCGCACAGCGCTTCGGCAGCGCTAACAGAAACTTCATGCGGCTGATCGCGGATGCTTCTCTCGAGAACACGGAGTGGGTCGCCTTCGCTGATCAAGACGATATCTGGTTGCCTGACAAGTTGCATCATGCCGTCACCCAACTCGTCAACAAGGGCTTCGATGCTTACTCAAGTGACGTTGTGGCGTTTTGGCCAGACGGGAGGGAGCGCCGCCTGGTGAAGTCAGGGCCCCTGCGGACACATGATCACCTCTTCGAGTCGGCGGGACCTGGGTGCACGTTCGTCTTGCCCAAGGCACGCTTTCTCGAGTTGCAGGCATGGGTGCGCAATAACAGAGAGGCGGTTGACCTGTTGAAGGTCCACGATTGGGCAATTTACGCTTGGGCTCGAGCGCAAGGTCTGCGTTGGCTGATCGATCCTAAGCCAAGTCTGCGCTACCGCCAACACGGGGGCAACGAGGTGGGTGCGAACGTCGGCTGGCGCGCCGCCCGCGCCAGGCTTTCGCAGGCGCTGTCGGGTCAGTACGCAACTGACGCTCTCTTGATTGCCTCGGTCGTTGGCATCGAGACGCCGCTGGTACACCGCATGCGGCGCATGAACTTGCTGGACCGCCTTGTGCTCGCAACAATGGCTCCACAATGTCGCCGCCGGCGGGCAGAAGGTTGGCTACTGGCCTTGATCTTCCTTCTAATGAAACGTCCTGCGGCGTCTCGTCATTGA